The genome window TTCAACATTCTGTTTGAGATATACCACTCACTCCTGTGAATGGGCACTGCAAGTATTGACAAACGACACAGCAAGCAGTTATGTGACCCCTAGCCTCAGACAAATTTAATATTGGCAAATTTTCATTTCAGTtaccatatgtttttttttctttttttaacatttttgatattttataaTTGTACTGCCTGCTTTAACTTACCTCAATTTTCTCTGATATACAAAACCCTCACTACTATCATCTTATTCAAACCATTCAATATACTTCTCAAAATCATGCTCCAGAACCATTACTGTATTCTCTAAACACTATACTAGAAATGAAAATCCCACAAAATATCCAAAGGTAATTGATGCAGCAAAGTTAAACTAGCCATTAAACACAAACCCATTTCATGTAGTTACAATAAAGGCTATAAAAAGCCAAAACTATCAAACTCAACCTAACTATGATACACAGCAAAATGCCTATACGGTATTAGTTAAATACTATATTTGAGTGAAAGAACTTACAAACAGGTTTTATCCTTTCTGGTGTGGGAATGAAGTTGCGAAACTAACTAGCTTAATTTTCATACGCCAAACACGATTTGGCTAATACAGTTTCAACCAGTGAATAATACGCTCTAAGGGGCTAGATATTTTCCTATAACATCTGAAAATTACACTGCCTGACCGTCTAGCAGTACACCCGGGTCATCAAAACACCAGAATCTAAATTATATATCTAAATTTCTATTACTCACCTTTCATGCAGGTCAAATTATACGTATATCATTGGTAACTGACGGGAGTAATCATTTAAACAACCTTCCACCACTCAAATCTCGTCCTCTGTATCAGTTGTTTTGTTGTGGTTCACGTGCGgacggcctcctcctccaccgtcataCACGACTGTACTAATTGTCGTACTTAACAAAGATATTTTCCTAAATAACtaacttaaaactttttttttgtaaatatgtcTCTTAAACTTGTGCGCGAGGATTTTTAACTTAATAAGCTTTCAGCAAACAATTGTCATGAAACCTTCCAACTTAATTAAGACATTTTTACATTACACAACTTAAATTTTGGTCCAAAacttatgtcattttttttctcgcTTACTTTGTCATAACTGCAATGTAAGTTCCCGTAAATTTCCTTCACTTTCAGTAGAAGCTGAACCTAATTAAACAAAAAATTTCTTATTTCTCATAGGTCAACGTTTCCGTAGAAAAGGTTTTCCCCACACATCCATTCCCTAACtgtaatgtgcaatgcaccaaaaccacaaaatAAGAATAACTAATGCATTCGAAGGTACAGAACTGGCTTCAAAATGAGTCGGAAGTTTTATCAAATCAGATAAGGATGTAAACGTTAAATATCACCTCTTCACTGTCGTAAAGAGGTGAGATATTGAAGAACCTCGACACATTTGTCTTGTTAATGCGTAAGTATGACAAAACCAGAACCTTGGGAAAGTGGATATGCTTGTAAAAGAATAATGGAATGTATTACGGTTTACTCGATATGATACGGTTGATGAAAGAAACTTATACGGAAACCTTTGAAGGTTAAAGTGATTAAACACTTGATAAAGAACGTTATGACcaaaaatatgagatagaattttcagagaaaaataatgatattcaGCACACAGTTGGCCTTCAGATGTGAACTGAAGCATGTTAATGAATTTAGTCTTCAACTACATTTACCGGTGATAAAAGTTACTAGTAATCAATATATCCATCTTCTGAGAAATTAACTTATATAGTGAGTGAACTTGCCATAATTACGATAACCAGTTTCTGGAccacatatatataatctttcatacGACAGAATCAATTTCTTTCCATGATCATACTCATATTTTCTTATACAGGTCAAGGCAATTGAAGTTGTTATCGCTTCACTTCAGTATATCGAATTTTCCACTGTTTTCAGCGTTGACACGTGCAAGAAGAAATCTGTAGATAATCAGTCACATCTTATAAAATCTGAACGAACCACTATTCCGTCTTAATACATAAAGGTGTTAGGTTTACGATGATCACAAAATTATTATCTTCCTCAGCTGGAAGTTAATTTCTGTCCGTGGTGAGAACGTCACTGCCAAAGATGAACTAAAAAGGATCTATCTAACAGCGGTTACCTCCCACCTGTGTCTGTGACTGAATTTAGTTAACCGAACCTGTCATGTGATACAAACAGTGACGCACTGCCACGGACAACATTGCTCTGTCACTGGGGAGGTAGTTATCTGGTCAACACGATAATGTAAAGCTGATGAGGACAGACTGGCTGCCACACGAGCCCCCAAAACCTTGACACTTACAATATCAACATTCCTTGCATGGCATCGCATTCCTGCACTTAATGAAATACGTGACAATGGTCAATAATACGAACGTTAGATTCTCACATTTCATCATCAACATAGCCACCATCTATTATCTCTGTGGAGCATGTAACACCTCCAGAAGTCCTGCCTCTGCAATATGCTGAGGGAAAACCTTTGGCTAAACTGTCGTACTTCTAGCACCACCACAGCTTAACCCACTCCTGATGGGGTGGCGAACCTCAACCCACCACATCATACCCCGCCCCTTCTGGAGTGACAACAACCCTTCCAGtgtaccatcacacaccacccctgCTGTAACCCCACCACCTCACTAGCTGCACTGAGACTTTGAAACAACGAAGCCTGGGAAAACATCTAAATAACCATAAGCAAAAAACTAGATACATTAATTTCACGTATCTCAGAGTACCATTTTTACTAAAATTGCCATTTTCGTGCAATACGAGGAAAATATTGGTAGTTGTCTTAAGATGATAAAAATCCACTATATTATCTATCACTATGAACATGAGAACAAGTGTAACGAAGTCAAAACTCTGAGGTTTATCAAACATAAACAACATTGAAATCTTGTTTTATACCATATTCGATGGAATAAAGACTTATATGTCTTCACATCTAAATAGAAAGCTTATGACGATGGTGGAGAAAAGATATCTGTAAAGTGCTTCAGAAATAAGCCAATACTTTGAGGAGTGAAGTGATAGTGAGATATGATATCGCGTTTAATATCTATTCTGCGATCATGCCTTGATCACCGGTGATTTGAGGAACATTCTTCCTATCTAAGGCAAATTCTGTTCTTGTAGTTTATTCTACAGTTCACAAAGGACTAGAAATTATCTTTAAAATGTCAAAGTGTGTAGTAACAATAGATTTCCACGTCTTAATGATGGTTTATATTTACAACAGATCAATAAATACAAGTTGAAATTATTAAATGCACACACTAACTTTCCTAGGGAGAAGCTTCCACACAATGTATAGATAGAGCTAAATATAATACCATTTCCCAATAATTTGCTATCGCAAAGCGTTATCAGTTTAATGGGAACGAGATATGGTACTGGAGTATCGTACGCATACAATTATAATCAGCCATCTGGcaatatgactcacttccttttaAATCTGGTCATTGTTCGTCATGTGTACGAACACATCTCGTCGAACAAAGATGGCAAGACGTGCATTGAGCATGATTTACATCACGCTGCCACACTCATCaaaacaaaagataatcaatAAACCATTGGCGTGATGAGTTCCCATGCAGTACTACTAAACACCACACAATGACCGACCTTGAACCTAAGTTACCGTGTAACGGTACATTAAATATTACAACATGCAATTGTCTACACTAATGAAGCAAAAGTAAGCTGAGACCCTGCCTCCTGTGGTTGCCATACATTAAAACGTCACCGATCTAACATGAGATAATCGTGTGAAGAGGCATGGTTTAACATCCAACTGTTGCATGAGCTTTTTCTATAATTGGTAACAACGTTattgccatctttttttttttccctttctacCTGAAGGATGTTTTGATATACACTCAACTGTCAGGTTACGTTTATATCTTGATAAAACGAGTATCTGCGATTAAGAGATggaaaaggaaaagtgtggtactATGTCTGACAATGATCGTAACAAGTACTGTGCCGTGCTGGCGCACTAGGAAATGATTGAGGaccgtatgtggtgtgaggtggtttgatcgagtaagtaaagaaagggtaagagatgtgtggaaataaaaagagtttggttcagATAGCAGAAAAGGGAGTgctaaaatggtctggacatatggagagaatgcttgtggaaagattgataaagatatatgtgtcaagaggtggagggaacaagaagcgcgataccaaactggaggtggaaggatgaagtaggATAGATTTTAAGctaccggggcctgaacatacaggagggtgagaggcgtgcaaggaatagagtgaattggaacgatgtgtatgatatccctcacatccatacatgtcATCATACCGCTTTATAATCCTACAGTATTCTCTAATAATTTCTTTTCTCGACAGCTCCTTCTCTCTTAAATTTCATTTGAAGTCGTTGTTTATCCATGCACATTTAGGCAGATGTTAATGCTAAAATATTAGGATATCCttgccagccccccccccaaaaaaagtgtTGATTCTGAGTGAGACTGCAATCCAAAGTAAAAATTTCAACGACAGGACGGAAATTAtggtaaagggtaagagatttcAAGTTTAACGTCATCTGTATACATTCAGAAGTCTacattcatcatcattttcttatatAGTACGCAAAATTTCTCAGGCAGTAACATCTCAGTTGGTGATCTGTGACAAGATCAACTTTCAAGCTACAGTCTCAAGTCTATCTTCCCAAGGGAATGCCGAGAGTAGCAGAGGCAAGATTACGATCGTGAGGAGAGAAAGCTTTTTCTAAAACGTTCACTGTTGAAAGTcgggtttctgtgtgtgtgtggggggaggggggctaaaTAACGTTGTGTTAAGGAGGCTAGACAAAGACAGTTCTGAAAATAATCTGAGTTGGACGGGTTGGGGCAGGAAGCGCCCACATCTCTCCTGGCCAAAGTCGGGATTAACCTGGGAAATCCTTTCATACTTTGGCAGTGGTCCAGTAGCCAGTACACAATGAGAGCCACTGTGAAGCCAATATAAAGCAACAATGTAGCTTTAGTTGATCTATATATTGTCCACATTTCTAGTCACgttacatgatatatattttttttatgatggtTTACAGAGAATACAAGGAAGTAGCCGGTAATACGTGGGAACCGGCTATCGAGCGGCCACTCGCTCTGGTTTACATTACAGAAATAAACTCCGGGAAACGGTGGCCATGCTTGTCGTCTTGGCGCGGAAACCGCCCGCTCAACGCCCTTTTATAGCCAGTGTGGCTACCTCGCGAGTTTCTGTCATTATTTATAGAAATTTTGGTTCGTCAGcattttcctcctttccttcgAGTAACCACCACAAACTCAATATATTTTACCCTTAGCTCCTACATCTAATGATATGTGTAACTTGCAACTGTATCACGTTAccattttttttgcatatatatatatatatatatatatatatatatatatatatatatatatatatatatatatatatatatatatatatatatttcaaaggtcAACCGACTTATGGGCAAATCATACATCAACATTGACGAAGTGTGTCCAAATACCAATTGTATTTGTTCTTCAGTATCATGCAAGAGAATATACCTCTTGGATGATATGTCATTCATAGTAATTTTTGATTTCACTCATTTTtgaggccttatatatatatatagtcattctaAGGGGTCCTTGTTTCAACAGTATGCACGTCCTCTACCGGTAAGGCTGAAGAAGCAGAAAGACTGAAAAAAACCTTCTTTATTGGCAGCAAACACCGAACAGACATTGAAGTCAGCTCATTTTACAAAGAATTTAGAGCACATTTATACTTAAGACATCCGGCTACACCAGTGTTATCTCCAATGCTGTCTGTATTGGTGGTGGTTTGAGATATCATGAAGTAGGGTGACATGGTAATGGAACTACGTTTGGCATGAGGTTAGGTTGCCCAGGTGGCAAGTTGGCCACCATCCACTACGGGCAGTATGATACCGGGGAAGACAACATGCATTTGGCATTTAGGCTACACGTGGTCTTGAGCGGTTGCACGTGCTGGGCTCACAGACTAAGTTAAGAAGGTTTCGGGGTCCtcttaacaaccccccccccccctttcccctccccaattACCAATAAATGATCGTTCAACTTCATCCAGCGTTCAGATAATGATAGTCGTATTGTCTGATGTACTTTATATCCGATTTACAGACATAGGTAAAATGGTTATACAAGATCGGCAAGAATGAACAGTTAAGCAGGACTAACAAAGTGTTCAAAAAGGAAGCCAATTTGAAGCAGCATTTTGATTCTACAAGTGTTCAAGTGTGTCATGACACCGAGACTGTCATTTCTAAGTATCAATAACGTCATAAAAGTTGCAGTTACGGGAATGTGTGCTTATACCAAGAACGGCATGAAGGCTGCTTAGGCTCGCTCCCAAACATTTGAAGGTCCCGACACAGTTTAGCCACCATCCACATGTCCTCCAGAAGATATGTTGAAAGAATACAATAGGTATAGTAAAACATTTTATTGAGTATCTTGCAGATGCCAATACAATGCTTCACAGACGAAACATTCATATAGTGTCCGAGCTGCGACGCAGACCATGTGGTCTCTGGCGGTGTGACCAGTACAGACGCGTTGGAAGGTCATATACTCAAAGCACAACACGCCGTCACCCGACTGGTCCAGTGGAGGCTGACAGATGACACCAAGCACCCACTCGCAAGCTCACACTAGGGGCCTGACACTTCATTACTTTACGGCACAAATGTCTCAGTCTGGCACTGTTCGGGTCTCACTACTGCACTGGGAGCGGTCGGCCCTCTGATGTAGATCGCGGCGGCGGCGCTACAAAACACAGTTCACAGTTCACTTTTCACAAACACCGCTCCCGAGTCGGCTTTTCCGAGACACTGTGGTCGAGGCCTGGTGAATGCCGCCGCTTGAGAGGGTTGTTCTGGATGGTGTGGCTTCACTACAGGATCACAGAAGAGGCACGGGCCGAGCGTCCGACCCCAGGTGTCTATCCTGCTCGTGACTTCGCCCGTAAGAAATATGGGTGTTGGTGACGGATGGAAGAAGAGGCGAAGATTGATGAGAGGGGAGGTAGCAGCAGCAGGGTCCAGCAGATTACGTTTAGCAAGAAGCGCTTGAGTGTCACAGCCACAGGTGGCAATCCCTGCGTGcagtatggggaggaggaggagtccgctgctgctgctcacccACATTTCCTTCGGGCACGGAGGTTGGGACTTAAGTTAGAATGTTTAGGCGGTggcttcctcaccctcaccctccttgcCGGAGCCGGCGCAGAGCATGCCAATGAGGGCGTCCGCGTCAATGATGCCGGTGTCCTCATCAAGATCCATCTGCTCGAAGGCATCGTCGACTTCCGCGCTGGTGAACTTGTCGCCGAAGGCCATGAGCATGGTGCGGAACTGCTCGGAGTCGATCTGGCCGGGTTCCTTCTCGAAGGCGCGGAAGGAGGCGGCGACGACATCGTCGTCGTCGGACTCGCCGGAGGAGCGCTCGGCGaacatgtggaggagggtggtgaagtTGATGGGGCCGGGGGCATCGGCCAACATGTCGTCCAGGTCCTTATCAGTGATGAGGCGGCCGATCTCGTCGTAGACGCCGCGGAGGTCCTCCTTGCTGATGACGCCGTCGCGATCGCGGTCCATCACCTGGAAACCCTCCTTGAACTCGGCCACCTGCTTCTGGGTGAACATGTCGAAGACATTGCTCCCTCCCTTCTTCGCCTTCTTGGAGGAAGAACGAGATCCCTTTGAGGCAGGCATGACTGCGACCCCGACTGTGATGCACTGGCACGGGtttccacctcttccttctttATATCCTCTGCGCAGAAGGGAGCTGCGCGAGCAATCGGTGCGCACGACCTATATTTGGCTGGTGAGGCGGTGTCTGTCAGGGATACAGTACTCGAGGGACATGTAAAAATACCTGGGCGCAGGAGGTGGCCCAGGGCCGGGCCAGTACACCCGCGCAGCTCACCTTACACGCCTGCCACGCCACCCTGACCACCCAGCCACGGACGATATACAATTACTCCAACTCTATAGATCATACTACATcgcccatccatccatctacaaCGCCCGTCATCGATGCCGTTCGTGTGGTGCCACAGCATAACATGCCATACAGCCCGGGCGTCCACGGAAGATATTCCTCACGTGTTCATTGTCGCCTCGCTTCACCCACCTGGTAAATGACTCATGCTCACGATCAGCCGAAGCTTCGAATCACGTTTCATTCGCATTCTTTAAGGGAACGACCTTCTCTCGCTCTATGTGCCTCAGAGAGTTATGTGAATGTGCCACACCCGCGACTCCCGCAAGAATGGGACCTGTTCGGCAGTGCTTTTAGCAGAAAAATGACAACacgtggtgaggggaggtagtAAAGAATCACGAGGCACCACTGTATGGAGGGCCGAGCATCGCCCGAGCTGCGTCAGAACGACTCCGTAAGGACAGGGTAGAGCtgcgggtggggtgggttgtggacgACCCTgctaccacccatccctcccaacACCACGCCACCCAACCCACCTTTTACATTTGCCGCCAATCATCGCACCCTCAGCTAGGACACAGTGTACCTGGGACTACTGTACCGTTCATTACAAGATTGAGGTATACGTCGTAACCCTGGGATACGTCACGGTGGTTGAGGTGTATgtacgtgtaagtgtgtgtgttggtacatGACAGCTGAACTTCGGGGGACGCGTCCACCAACCCCATTCATGGAGATGGGCCGTGTCACCCTCCGTGCCCGAGCCAGGGGACCAGCTCACGGTGCAGAGGCCAGGTAAGCTGACCAGTGTCTAAGAAACAGCAATAAGTGGCTAGATTGTCAGGAGGGTAAAGGGGCAGCGAGACGGTGCTATTTCCAACCTCCGGTGAGCTGGATGCCCAGCGTCCTAACGCGGACTCCCCTAAACATTCCTGCGCTCGCAAAATTATTTCTCTCGCGCTAGTTAATATCTCCATCAACTTCTGAGTACAGTCTGGTTATGTCAGCTGAGGACAAGCGTCAATAtcttgacagtatatatatatatatatatatatatatatatatatatatatatatatatatatatggcctgacATGTACATCGGTGTATTGTTTATACTACTAAAGTCGGATCACAAAACTGTGACTGGTTATGGAAATTAAACAGCAGCTGACGTCAAGGTGAGGTCGTCATGGTTAACTGTGTAGGAAAGTATAAATTGAGACTGTCAGTATACAGATTTACTGAAGTCCTGCGAAGTGGTCTACATCAGAGTAAAATCTTATGACGAAAGAACTAATCACCGATCTATAAAACGCCCAAACGGAGTATAAAATGTTATCActacaaaataaaaagataacttGATTCAAACTCTGAGGATTCTATTATCCGAATTAAGTGTTCGCCATTACTAAGGGACGCGCAAAGCCGGATCACCGAACATGGAATGAAAAGAACACGAGACGAAACTAACACGCGGTGGCACTAACAACTTAGGGACGCGGTATCTTGGAGAATAGGCTCCGGGTCCTTCATTTGGCGCGAGCCAACACAAAAGTATCTAAAACAATGTAGTAGCTGCACATCACTAAATAAAGCGAGAATGTGTGGTGAATTGTGTCAAAAGTGCTGTGATTCGTGTTGAAATAGACAGTACAAGGGTATTTTAAGGAAGTAGGTGTTATAAATAGAGGGGTATGGGACATTGGTAACACAGTGAGATTATACGTATTATGCCAGGAGAACGGCCCATTGTCAGCATTGATGATACCTGTTATAACCAGAGGACGGTACATTATCAACAATATAATGACACTTGTTACAATATTGGGGCAGTACAATAACACCTGCGGTACGTGTTAAAACAGGGAGATGGTGTATTGTTAAGTGGTGATATAttatatgaggggggaggtacACCGTCTAGACACTGATGGTAAATGTTGATGTAGTGTAAGGAGGAGCACAGTGAGCAAAATGTGGCGATACTCGTTAATATACTGACGAGGGATATACCTAAGAAATACGATGCTTAATAAAACCTAGGAAGTGAGTTACATGTTCATACTGTCAAGAGTAACCTGTTAATAAAATGTTGGAAGATAACCTGTTAATTACACAGGAAATGGAACAATTTAACACAGGTAACTGTGTATGTAATAACAGAAATGGGTGATGCAGTGTTTCCTCTAAGGGATGGCACACGCTCAGGTTAGCATAATGTGGGTGTGTAAATTCTTTGCATACTGTGGAGGAAGTAATGTTGTGGACACAGTGAGGAAGTCCTGTTAAAGTGTGTGGGCACATGCGTTAATACATATTGTATTTAAAACAGTGTGTGGTGTATACAGTCAACATAAAAAAGGTTTAGTATTGGTTAAGTGCACTCAGTATGGGAAAGTACACTTTCAACAATTTATGGAAGAAGAGTTAATATGAAAGTTAGTATTTAATCCTATATATACTGCGAAATTACTTTGAAATGCTAAATTCCATATTAACCAGGTACTGTCTGACTAAAACTAATAACTCGCAAAAAATGTCCTCTACCGCACTGACATTTATCAATTAACATATCTTAAGATTTGtctcacacaaacatatacaaacgaTTATTCTGCACGAAAGAAGTAGGTGAATGTAGCAAGGCGGGGCAATATGTCACCAGCTGTCACTCTTAGTTTGAGGGTTGCAGTGGCTCGGCGGCCGAGGCTTTACGAAAACATTTTGcttacttatctctctctcctaagCAAGCTTACAGTGCTCATAGACCTTTAAAAGTTGCTCGTGAACAAACCCCaaagtacgacaatacgaccatcAAGCAAGACGGTATAAGACCCCTGGGTAGGATGGCCTGATCTTCGATCCGATTGTTAATAGTCACTTTAAAAGCCATGCCACCATACCAGAGGATCATGCTGTGttagtcgtatcgtcgtgctcaaggggttaagacgAAACGAGGCAAAATTACTGTACCCTAATCTGTACCAAGAAAAAACACACAGAGTTCCTATGATAAGTATTCTATACAGTTCCCTTTCCTAACATGTAAATATTCTATAAAGTTCCCTTTCTTATCATTTAAGCATCCTATAAAGTACCCTTTCCTATCATCTACGTTTAGACAAGAAATAAGTACCTACCTCTGCTTGAGAGGCCATAAAGATATCGAAGTCAAATTTCACTTGTCCAATCACACGTTGAAAACAAACGACATTCGCATATAGAGGAAACATACGATAATCCCATGGTTTTGACTTTGCTTAAAGTAATTCTACATATagaggaaaaattaaaaaattaaaactgCCTCCAGCACAAATAGAAATCCCTTCATTCCCTAAAACGCATTCTAAATCAATAATAAATTTGTGAACGTTCCTCCTTACCAGTGGAAACCAATGCCTAATACATTACCTATGACAAATCATGCTAAAAAtcctttgatgtatatatatatatatatatatatatatatatatatatatatatatatatatatatatatatataagaatggctgtgtatgtttatgtttgtgtgacaGAATTTAAAGGGCCTATTAGGAGTTCCCACTGAGCTTGTCATCAATGCGTATGTTAAGAACAAGTGTCACCTAACTTGATTAACACTGATACAGGTATATCACTGCTCCAAAGCCAGGAATATATACAAAcaataaaataaacatattctATACATGAtatcttaaccatatatatatacacggtacaCACGAATAAAATGAATTCTCATACACATGGATAATCCAAGAAATGTAGGAAATGTACAGATACAGTCGTATacgtatgtaggtgtgtgtgtatagggagagtgtgtggtggttgggcaGTACAGTGTAGCAGGACGGAGGGAGTGTGAGGCACGAGTAAGGAATCGGAGGAAACGTGCCGAGG of Panulirus ornatus isolate Po-2019 chromosome 73, ASM3632096v1, whole genome shotgun sequence contains these proteins:
- the LOC139748327 gene encoding myosin regulatory light chain 2-like produces the protein MPASKGSRSSSKKAKKGGSNVFDMFTQKQVAEFKEGFQVMDRDRDGVISKEDLRGVYDEIGRLITDKDLDDMLADAPGPINFTTLLHMFAERSSGESDDDDVVAASFRAFEKEPGQIDSEQFRTMLMAFGDKFTSAEVDDAFEQMDLDEDTGIIDADALIGMLCAGSGKEGEGEEATA